The following are from one region of the Streptomyces decoyicus genome:
- a CDS encoding succinate dehydrogenase/fumarate reductase iron-sulfur subunit, which produces MKLTLRIWRQKNADAPGALSTYEVDGISQDMSFLEMLDTLNEELLLGGDDPVAFDHDCREGICGACSLVINGEAHGPERTTTCQLHMRSFRDGDTLDIEPWRAAAFPVVKDLVVDRSAFDRIIQSGGYISAPTGAAPEAHATAVPKPAADAAFEHAECIGCGACVAACPNGSAMLFTAAKVVHLNSLPQGAPERESRVLDMMGQMDAEGFGGCTNTGECATACPKGIPLFSISTMNREFVRAARKGR; this is translated from the coding sequence ATGAAGCTCACCCTGCGCATCTGGCGCCAGAAGAACGCCGACGCCCCCGGCGCCCTGTCCACGTACGAGGTGGACGGCATCTCGCAGGACATGTCGTTCCTGGAGATGCTCGACACCCTCAACGAGGAACTCCTCCTGGGCGGCGACGATCCGGTCGCCTTCGACCACGACTGCCGCGAGGGCATCTGCGGCGCCTGTTCGCTCGTCATCAACGGCGAGGCGCACGGCCCCGAGCGCACCACCACCTGCCAGCTGCACATGCGGTCCTTCCGGGACGGCGACACCCTCGACATCGAGCCCTGGCGCGCCGCCGCCTTCCCCGTCGTCAAGGACCTCGTCGTCGACCGCTCCGCCTTCGACCGCATCATCCAGTCCGGCGGCTACATCAGCGCCCCCACCGGCGCCGCCCCCGAGGCGCACGCCACCGCCGTGCCCAAGCCGGCCGCCGACGCCGCCTTCGAACACGCCGAGTGCATCGGTTGCGGCGCCTGCGTGGCGGCCTGCCCCAACGGCTCGGCGATGCTCTTCACCGCAGCCAAGGTCGTCCACCTCAACTCCCTTCCCCAGGGCGCCCCGGAGCGGGAGAGCCGCGTCCTGGACATGATGGGACAGATGGACGCGGAGGGGTTCGGCGGGTGCACGAACACGGGGGAGTGCGCGACGGCCTGCCCCAAGGGGATTCCGCTGTTCAGCATCTCCACGATGAACCGTGAGTTCGTCCGGGCGGCACGGAAGGGGCGCTGA
- a CDS encoding SH3-like domain-containing protein — protein MSRVNDVGGQSGFGALEIEADEPPFHADWEARVFALNSALVRNGVYRLDEFRDAVERMAPQEYLAASYYERWLHAIETLLAERGLLGEG, from the coding sequence ATGAGCCGTGTCAACGATGTGGGTGGCCAGTCCGGGTTCGGCGCTCTGGAGATCGAGGCGGACGAGCCGCCGTTCCATGCCGACTGGGAGGCGCGGGTGTTCGCGCTGAACTCCGCGTTGGTGCGGAACGGGGTCTACCGGCTCGACGAGTTCCGGGACGCCGTCGAGCGGATGGCCCCGCAGGAGTATCTGGCGGCGTCGTACTACGAACGGTGGCTGCACGCGATCGAGACGCTGCTGGCCGAACGGGGGCTGCTCGGTGAGGGCTGA
- the hisH gene encoding imidazole glycerol phosphate synthase subunit HisH encodes MELTAPASRKKVVVFDYGFGNVRSAERALAHVGADVEITRDFDRAMNADGLLVPGVGAFAACMAGLKEARGEWLIGRRLSGGRPVMGICVGMQVLFGRGIEHGVETEGLDEWPGTVGPLKAEVVPHMGWNTVDAPEGSRLFAGQPADARYYFVHSYAVHDWELEVGNPHIAAPKVTWATHGERFVAAVENGPLWATQFHPEKSGDAGAQLLTNWIETL; translated from the coding sequence ATGGAATTGACCGCCCCGGCATCCCGCAAGAAGGTCGTCGTCTTCGACTACGGCTTCGGGAACGTCCGCTCCGCCGAGCGTGCCCTGGCGCACGTCGGCGCCGATGTGGAGATCACCCGTGACTTCGACCGGGCGATGAACGCCGACGGGCTGCTGGTCCCCGGCGTCGGCGCGTTCGCCGCCTGCATGGCCGGGCTCAAGGAGGCCCGCGGCGAGTGGCTCATCGGCCGCCGGCTGTCCGGCGGACGCCCCGTCATGGGCATCTGCGTCGGTATGCAGGTCCTCTTCGGCCGCGGCATCGAGCACGGCGTCGAGACCGAGGGCCTCGACGAGTGGCCCGGCACGGTCGGCCCGCTCAAGGCCGAGGTCGTCCCGCACATGGGCTGGAACACCGTCGACGCCCCCGAGGGCTCGCGGCTCTTCGCCGGACAGCCCGCCGACGCCCGCTACTACTTCGTGCACTCCTACGCGGTGCACGACTGGGAGCTGGAGGTCGGCAACCCGCACATCGCCGCGCCGAAGGTCACCTGGGCCACGCACGGCGAGCGGTTCGTGGCCGCGGTCGAGAACGGCCCGCTGTGGGCCACCCAGTTCCACCCCGAGAAGTCCGGCGACGCCGGTGCCCAGCTCCTGACCAATTGGATCGAGACCCTGTAA
- the hisI gene encoding phosphoribosyl-AMP cyclohydrolase: MSSRAATPDTTPALDPAIAARLKRGADGLVPAIAQQYDTGEVLMLGWMDDEALHRTLTTGRCTYWSRSRQEYWVKGDTSGHVQHVKSVALDCDADTLLVRVDQVGAACHTGDRTCFDADVLATEAPQDQ, encoded by the coding sequence ATGAGCAGCCGCGCCGCCACTCCGGACACCACCCCCGCCCTGGACCCCGCCATCGCCGCCCGCCTCAAGCGCGGCGCCGACGGCCTGGTCCCGGCCATCGCCCAGCAGTACGACACCGGCGAGGTGCTGATGCTCGGCTGGATGGACGACGAGGCCCTGCACCGCACCCTCACCACCGGCCGCTGCACGTACTGGTCCCGCAGCCGCCAGGAGTACTGGGTCAAGGGCGACACCTCCGGCCACGTCCAGCACGTCAAGTCGGTGGCCCTGGACTGTGACGCCGACACCCTCCTGGTCCGGGTCGACCAGGTCGGCGCCGCCTGCCACACCGGCGACCGCACCTGCTTCGATGCGGATGTGCTGGCCACCGAGGCTCCCCAGGACCAGTAG
- a CDS encoding fumarate reductase/succinate dehydrogenase flavoprotein subunit: MTSTDRTPYGSYADYTAGAPIADAAAPDGPIAERWDRRRFEAGLVNPANRRKHTVIVVGTGLAGGAAGATLAEQGYHVEQFCYQDSPRRAHSIAAQGGINAAKNYRNDGDSIHRLFYDTVKGGDFRARESNVHRLAQISVEIIDQCVAQGVPFAREYGGLLDTRSFGGVQVSRTFYARGQTGQQLLLGAYQALSRQIAAGSVRLHARTEMLDLIVVDGRARGIVARDLVTGRIESHLADAVVLASGGYGNVFYLSTNAMNSNATAVWRAHRRGAYFANPCFTQIHPTCIPRTGDHQSKLTLMSESLRNDGRIWVPKAKGDTRPPAQIPEDERDYYLERLYPSFGNLVPRDIASRAAKNVCDEGRGVGPGGQGVYLDFADAVARMGRAAVEEKYGNLFDMYARITAENPYEAPMRIYPAVHYTMGGLWVDYDLRTTVPGLFAIGEANFSDHGANRLGASALMQGLADGYFVLPSTINDYLARHPHHDTLTAEHPVVEEALAETEDRLNLLLAVDGDRTPDSFHREIGALMWEYCGMARTEAGLRKALDRIPQIRDEFWRRIKVPGTGAEFNQSLEKANRVVDYLELAELMCLDALHRAESCGGHFRVESQTPDGEAARRDDAFSYAAAWEFTGTGAAPTLHKEDLVFEYVHPTQRSYA; the protein is encoded by the coding sequence ATGACTTCGACCGACAGGACGCCGTACGGCAGCTACGCCGACTACACGGCCGGTGCGCCGATCGCCGACGCGGCGGCCCCCGACGGGCCGATCGCCGAGCGCTGGGACCGCCGCCGTTTCGAGGCCGGGCTCGTCAACCCGGCCAACCGCCGCAAGCACACCGTCATCGTCGTGGGGACCGGGCTCGCGGGCGGCGCGGCCGGTGCCACCCTCGCCGAACAGGGCTACCACGTAGAGCAGTTCTGCTACCAGGACTCCCCACGCCGCGCCCACTCCATCGCCGCCCAGGGCGGGATCAACGCCGCCAAGAACTACCGCAACGACGGCGACTCCATCCACCGGCTCTTCTACGACACCGTCAAGGGCGGCGACTTCCGCGCCCGGGAGTCCAATGTGCACCGGCTGGCGCAGATCTCCGTCGAGATCATCGACCAGTGCGTGGCCCAGGGCGTGCCGTTCGCCCGCGAGTACGGCGGCCTGCTCGACACCCGCTCCTTCGGCGGCGTCCAGGTCTCCCGTACGTTCTACGCCCGCGGCCAGACGGGGCAGCAGCTGCTGCTCGGTGCCTACCAGGCGCTCTCCCGGCAGATCGCGGCCGGCAGCGTACGGCTGCACGCCCGTACCGAGATGCTCGATCTGATCGTCGTCGACGGCCGGGCCCGCGGCATCGTCGCCCGCGATCTGGTCACCGGCCGGATCGAGAGCCACCTCGCGGACGCGGTGGTGCTGGCGTCCGGCGGCTACGGCAACGTCTTCTATCTGTCGACGAACGCCATGAACTCCAACGCCACCGCCGTCTGGCGGGCCCACCGGCGCGGCGCGTACTTCGCCAACCCCTGCTTCACCCAGATCCACCCCACCTGCATCCCGCGCACCGGCGACCACCAGTCGAAGCTGACGCTGATGAGCGAGTCGCTGCGCAACGACGGCCGGATCTGGGTCCCGAAGGCCAAGGGCGATACCCGCCCGCCCGCCCAGATACCCGAGGACGAGCGCGACTACTACCTGGAGCGCCTCTACCCGTCCTTCGGCAATCTGGTCCCCCGCGACATCGCCTCCCGCGCCGCCAAGAACGTCTGCGACGAGGGCCGCGGCGTCGGCCCCGGCGGCCAGGGCGTGTACCTCGACTTCGCCGACGCCGTCGCCCGGATGGGCAGGGCCGCGGTCGAGGAGAAGTACGGCAACCTCTTCGACATGTACGCGCGGATCACCGCGGAGAACCCGTACGAGGCGCCGATGCGGATCTACCCCGCCGTGCACTACACGATGGGCGGCCTGTGGGTCGACTACGACCTCCGGACCACCGTCCCGGGCCTGTTCGCCATCGGTGAGGCCAACTTCTCCGACCACGGCGCCAACCGCCTCGGCGCCTCCGCCCTGATGCAGGGCCTCGCCGACGGCTACTTCGTCCTCCCGTCGACCATCAACGACTACCTGGCCCGCCATCCGCATCACGACACGCTCACGGCCGAGCACCCCGTCGTAGAGGAAGCGCTGGCCGAGACCGAGGACCGGCTGAACCTGCTGCTGGCCGTCGACGGAGATCGCACCCCCGACTCCTTCCACCGCGAGATCGGCGCACTCATGTGGGAGTACTGCGGGATGGCCCGCACCGAGGCGGGGCTGCGCAAGGCCCTCGACCGGATTCCGCAGATCCGCGACGAGTTCTGGCGCCGCATCAAGGTGCCCGGCACCGGTGCGGAGTTCAACCAGTCCCTGGAGAAGGCCAACCGCGTCGTCGACTACCTGGAGCTCGCCGAGCTGATGTGCCTCGACGCACTGCACCGCGCCGAGTCCTGCGGCGGCCACTTCCGCGTGGAGTCGCAGACCCCGGACGGCGAGGCGGCCCGCCGGGACGACGCGTTCTCCTACGCGGCCGCCTGGGAGTTCACCGGCACCGGCGCGGCCCCCACCCTGCACAAGGAAGACCTGGTCTTCGAGTACGTCCACCCCACCCAGCGGAGCTACGCATGA
- a CDS encoding SH3-like domain-containing protein — MRAEFRAGERVRVRTVDPVGHTRVPRYVRGQVGRIVECQGRWALADESAAGVAEPRVEPVYTVAFAAGDLWGEGGHEVTVDLWESYIERVRKDGA; from the coding sequence GTGAGGGCTGAGTTCCGGGCGGGGGAGCGGGTACGGGTACGCACCGTCGATCCGGTGGGGCATACGCGGGTGCCGCGGTATGTGCGCGGACAGGTGGGGCGGATCGTCGAGTGCCAGGGGCGCTGGGCGCTCGCGGACGAGAGCGCGGCGGGGGTCGCCGAGCCGCGGGTGGAGCCCGTCTACACCGTGGCCTTCGCGGCGGGCGATCTGTGGGGCGAGGGCGGTCACGAGGTGACGGTCGACCTCTGGGAGTCGTACATCGAGCGGGTGCGGAAGGACGGGGCATGA
- a CDS encoding nitrile hydratase subunit alpha — translation MSGEHTSVPVAARVRRLEERLIEAGVVGEEQLDQALATMLKGASPVNGARIVARAWTDEGFRRRLLADANAALPEVGLSMAGGIQEQRLKVVENTATTHHVLVCTLCSCYPIGLLGPSPSWYKSEAYRSRVVREPRAVLAEFGLELPDGTAITVWDSSAESRYMVLPRRPEGTAGRSEAELAALVTREGLIGTAAV, via the coding sequence ATGAGCGGCGAGCACACGAGTGTGCCGGTGGCGGCGCGGGTCAGGCGGCTGGAGGAGCGGCTGATCGAGGCCGGAGTGGTCGGCGAGGAGCAGCTGGACCAGGCGCTCGCCACGATGCTGAAGGGGGCCTCGCCGGTCAACGGGGCGCGGATCGTGGCGCGGGCCTGGACCGACGAGGGGTTCCGGCGGCGGCTGCTGGCCGATGCGAATGCGGCGCTGCCCGAGGTGGGGCTCTCGATGGCGGGCGGTATCCAGGAGCAGCGGCTCAAGGTCGTCGAGAACACCGCCACGACGCACCACGTCCTCGTGTGCACGCTGTGCTCCTGCTATCCGATCGGGCTGCTGGGGCCGTCGCCGTCCTGGTACAAGAGCGAGGCCTACCGCTCGCGGGTGGTGCGCGAACCGCGGGCCGTGCTGGCCGAGTTCGGGCTGGAGCTGCCGGACGGCACCGCGATCACGGTGTGGGACTCCAGTGCGGAGAGCCGCTATATGGTCCTGCCCCGGCGGCCCGAGGGCACCGCGGGGAGGAGCGAGGCGGAGCTGGCCGCGCTCGTCACCCGGGAAGGGCTCATCGGAACCGCCGCGGTCTGA
- a CDS encoding succinate dehydrogenase cytochrome b subunit, with the protein MALDTRTDRRPSFAGLLWRSTVGKKTAMAVSGIVMLLYLVVHMLGNLKIFFGAADFDAYAAWLRTIGEPFLHHEWFLWIARVVLLAAVVVHAVAAYQLSRRDIAARPTRYARPSPGHRPRPRPRAGYATRTMRWGGVILGLFIVWHILDLTTLTVNPRAEAGHPYANVVATFSTWYGNTVYLVAMLALGLHIRHGFWSAAQTLGAGRPGRDRTLKTLANTLAAALTLGFIAVPVSVLTGVVN; encoded by the coding sequence ATGGCACTGGACACACGGACGGACCGACGGCCGTCCTTCGCGGGCCTCCTGTGGCGCTCGACCGTCGGAAAGAAGACGGCGATGGCCGTCAGCGGCATCGTGATGCTGCTGTATCTGGTCGTCCATATGCTGGGCAATCTCAAGATCTTCTTCGGGGCGGCGGACTTCGACGCCTACGCCGCCTGGCTGCGCACCATCGGCGAGCCGTTCCTGCACCACGAGTGGTTCCTGTGGATCGCACGGGTGGTGCTCCTCGCCGCGGTGGTGGTGCATGCGGTGGCCGCCTACCAGCTCAGCCGGCGGGACATCGCCGCCCGGCCCACCCGCTATGCCCGCCCGTCGCCCGGCCACCGCCCCCGGCCGAGGCCCCGCGCCGGCTACGCGACCCGGACGATGCGCTGGGGCGGTGTCATCCTCGGCCTGTTCATCGTGTGGCACATCCTGGACCTGACGACGCTGACGGTGAATCCGCGCGCCGAGGCCGGCCACCCCTACGCGAACGTGGTGGCGACCTTCTCCACCTGGTACGGCAACACCGTCTACCTCGTGGCGATGCTCGCCCTCGGCCTGCACATCCGGCACGGCTTCTGGAGCGCCGCGCAGACGCTGGGAGCGGGCCGGCCCGGCCGCGACCGGACCCTCAAGACCCTGGCGAACACCCTCGCCGCCGCCCTGACCCTGGGCTTCATCGCCGTCCCCGTCTCCGTGCTGACCGGAGTAGTGAACTGA
- the hisF gene encoding imidazole glycerol phosphate synthase subunit HisF: MTLAVRVIPCLDVDNGRVVKGVNFKNLRDAGDPVEMAKIYGEEGADELTFLDISASSGNRETTYDVVRRTAEQVFIPLTVGGGVRTPEDVDKLLRAGADKVGVNTAAIARPDVIREIAERFGSQVLVLSVDARRTDAGTPSGYEVTTHGGRRGTGIDAVEWAHRAAELGAGEILLNSMDADGTKDGYDVEMIEAVRKHVTVPVIASGGAGKLDHFAPAVDAGADAVLAASVFHFGDLRIGQVKETLRGAGHPVR; this comes from the coding sequence ATGACCCTGGCGGTCCGAGTCATCCCTTGCCTGGACGTCGACAACGGCCGGGTCGTCAAGGGCGTCAACTTCAAGAACCTGCGGGACGCCGGCGACCCCGTCGAGATGGCGAAGATCTACGGTGAGGAGGGCGCCGACGAGCTGACCTTCCTCGACATCAGCGCCTCCTCCGGCAACCGCGAGACCACCTACGACGTGGTCCGCCGCACCGCCGAACAGGTCTTCATCCCCCTCACGGTCGGCGGTGGCGTCCGCACCCCCGAGGACGTCGACAAGCTGCTGCGGGCCGGCGCGGACAAGGTCGGCGTCAACACCGCCGCCATCGCCCGCCCCGACGTGATCCGCGAGATCGCCGAACGCTTCGGCAGCCAGGTCCTGGTCCTCTCGGTCGACGCCCGCCGCACCGACGCCGGGACCCCGTCCGGATACGAGGTCACCACCCACGGCGGCCGCCGTGGCACGGGCATCGACGCCGTGGAATGGGCCCACCGCGCCGCCGAACTGGGCGCCGGGGAGATCCTCCTCAACTCCATGGACGCCGACGGCACCAAGGACGGCTACGACGTCGAGATGATCGAGGCCGTCCGCAAGCACGTCACCGTCCCGGTGATCGCCTCCGGCGGGGCCGGCAAGCTGGACCACTTCGCCCCGGCCGTCGACGCCGGCGCCGACGCGGTCCTGGCCGCCTCCGTCTTCCACTTCGGCGATCTGCGCATCGGCCAGGTCAAGGAAACCCTCCGGGGGGCGGGGCACCCGGTGCGCTGA
- the hisB gene encoding imidazoleglycerol-phosphate dehydratase HisB produces MTRVGRVERTTKETSVLVEIDLDGRGEVEVSTGVGFYDHMLDQLGRHGLFDLKVKTDGDLHIDTHHTIEDTALALGAAFKQALGDKSGIYRFGNCTVPLDESLAQVTVDLSGRPYLVHTEPENMAPMIGSYDTTMTRHIFESFVAQAQIALHIHVPYGRNAHHIVECQFKALARALRYASERDPRAAGIIPSTKGAL; encoded by the coding sequence ATGACCCGCGTAGGACGCGTGGAGCGCACGACCAAGGAAACGTCCGTGCTCGTCGAGATCGACCTCGACGGCAGGGGCGAGGTGGAGGTCTCGACCGGTGTCGGCTTCTACGACCACATGCTCGACCAGCTCGGCCGGCACGGTCTGTTCGACCTGAAGGTCAAGACCGACGGCGACCTGCACATCGACACCCACCACACCATCGAGGACACCGCGCTCGCGCTGGGCGCCGCCTTCAAGCAGGCCCTCGGCGACAAGTCCGGGATCTACCGCTTCGGCAACTGCACCGTCCCGCTGGACGAGTCGCTCGCCCAGGTGACCGTCGACCTCTCCGGCCGCCCCTACCTGGTGCACACCGAGCCGGAGAACATGGCGCCGATGATCGGCTCCTACGACACCACGATGACCCGGCACATCTTCGAGTCGTTCGTCGCCCAGGCCCAGATAGCGCTGCACATCCACGTCCCGTACGGCCGCAACGCCCACCACATCGTGGAGTGCCAGTTCAAGGCGCTGGCCCGCGCCCTGCGCTACGCCAGCGAGCGCGACCCCCGCGCGGCCGGGATCATCCCTTCCACCAAGGGAGCCCTGTAG
- the priA gene encoding bifunctional 1-(5-phosphoribosyl)-5-((5-phosphoribosylamino)methylideneamino)imidazole-4-carboxamide isomerase/phosphoribosylanthranilate isomerase PriA has translation MPNASKLELLPAVDVRDGQAVRLVHGESGSETSYGDPLEAALAWQRAGAEWLHLVDLDAAFGTGDNRAQIAEVARSMDIKVELSGGIRDDDTLAAALATGCRRVNLGTAALETPEWVAKVIAEHGDKIAVGLDVRGTTLRGRGWTRDGGDLYETLARLDAEGCARYVVTDINKDGTLQGPNVELLKNVCAATDRPVIASGGVSSLDDLRVLATLVPEGVEGAIVGKALYAKAFTLEEALAAVS, from the coding sequence ATGCCGAACGCATCGAAGCTCGAACTCCTCCCCGCCGTCGATGTCCGCGACGGCCAGGCCGTCCGCCTCGTGCACGGCGAGTCCGGCTCCGAGACCTCCTACGGCGACCCGCTGGAGGCGGCCCTCGCCTGGCAGCGGGCCGGCGCCGAATGGCTGCACCTCGTCGACCTCGACGCGGCGTTCGGCACCGGTGACAACCGGGCGCAGATCGCCGAGGTCGCCCGGTCCATGGACATCAAGGTCGAGCTGTCCGGCGGTATCCGCGACGACGACACGCTCGCCGCGGCCCTGGCCACCGGCTGCCGCCGGGTCAACCTCGGCACCGCCGCGCTGGAGACCCCCGAGTGGGTCGCCAAGGTCATCGCCGAGCACGGCGACAAGATCGCGGTCGGCCTGGACGTGCGCGGTACGACGCTGCGCGGCCGCGGCTGGACCCGCGACGGCGGCGACCTCTACGAGACGCTGGCCCGCCTCGACGCCGAGGGCTGCGCCCGCTACGTCGTCACCGACATCAACAAGGACGGCACCCTCCAGGGCCCCAACGTCGAGCTGCTCAAGAACGTCTGCGCGGCCACCGACCGGCCCGTCATCGCCTCCGGCGGTGTCTCCTCGCTCGACGACCTGCGGGTGCTGGCCACGCTGGTTCCGGAAGGTGTCGAGGGCGCGATCGTCGGCAAGGCGCTCTATGCGAAGGCGTTCACCCTCGAAGAGGCGCTGGCAGCAGTGTCGTAA
- a CDS encoding LysR family transcriptional regulator yields the protein MQLQQLRYFTAVADTRHFTRAAEREHVAQPSLSQQIRSLERELGAELFHRARGHITLTDAGETLLPLARRILADAETARREVQEVARLRRGRLRLGAPPSLCASLVPDVLRAFHTTYPGVELIVTEDGSQDLVRALADGALDLALIITPLPVQAPALVTSDLLREELVVVSAPDRPAPVGRRTRIRVEDLRGRPLAMFRRGYDLREFTTAACRAAGFEPTFTVEGGEMDAVLGFVRAGLGIAVVPSMVAERSGLRVTRFSTPGMHRVVSVAHRGDVSPPRAARELERILMDHLEPGGP from the coding sequence ATGCAGTTGCAGCAGCTCCGCTACTTCACCGCCGTGGCCGACACCCGGCACTTCACCCGCGCCGCCGAGCGCGAACATGTCGCCCAGCCCTCCCTCTCCCAGCAGATCCGGTCGCTGGAACGCGAGTTGGGCGCGGAGCTGTTCCACCGCGCCCGAGGCCACATCACCCTCACCGACGCCGGGGAGACCCTGCTGCCGCTCGCCCGGCGCATCCTCGCCGATGCCGAGACCGCCCGCCGCGAGGTCCAGGAGGTCGCCCGGCTGCGCCGCGGCCGGCTGCGTCTCGGCGCCCCGCCCAGCCTCTGCGCCAGCCTCGTCCCCGACGTCCTGCGGGCCTTCCACACCACGTATCCGGGCGTGGAGCTGATCGTCACCGAGGACGGCTCGCAGGACCTCGTCCGGGCGCTGGCCGACGGGGCGCTGGACCTGGCGCTGATCATCACCCCGCTCCCGGTCCAGGCCCCCGCCCTGGTCACCTCCGACCTGCTGCGCGAGGAACTCGTCGTGGTCTCCGCCCCCGACCGCCCCGCCCCCGTCGGCCGGCGCACCCGCATCCGGGTCGAGGACCTCCGAGGCCGGCCGCTGGCCATGTTCCGCCGCGGCTACGACCTGCGGGAATTCACCACCGCGGCATGCCGCGCGGCCGGCTTCGAGCCCACCTTCACCGTCGAGGGCGGCGAGATGGACGCGGTCCTCGGCTTCGTCCGGGCCGGGCTGGGCATCGCCGTGGTCCCCAGCATGGTCGCCGAACGCTCCGGCCTGCGCGTCACCCGTTTCTCGACACCCGGGATGCACCGTGTGGTGTCCGTCGCCCACCGGGGCGACGTCTCCCCGCCGCGCGCCGCCCGGGAGCTGGAGCGCATCCTGATGGACCACCTGGAGCCGGGCGGGCCCTGA
- a CDS encoding Rid family hydrolase produces the protein MTIERVRTDSPWEEKIGFARAVAAGDRVLVAGTMPLVDGVLQGEGDPYVQTKAAFTNALAALRPFGLGAEAVLRTRMYLTHLRDVDAAGRAHRELFEAAPPASTLVVVSGFVDSRVLVEVEIEAFRDVSLPGRDPGTPEGA, from the coding sequence ATGACCATCGAGCGCGTACGGACCGACAGTCCCTGGGAAGAGAAGATCGGCTTCGCACGCGCCGTGGCGGCCGGCGACCGCGTCCTGGTCGCCGGCACGATGCCACTGGTCGACGGCGTCCTTCAGGGTGAGGGCGACCCCTACGTACAGACCAAGGCCGCCTTCACCAACGCGCTGGCGGCGCTGCGGCCCTTCGGCCTCGGCGCCGAAGCGGTCCTGCGCACCCGTATGTACCTCACCCACCTGCGCGATGTGGATGCGGCCGGCCGCGCCCACCGGGAGCTGTTCGAGGCCGCGCCGCCCGCCTCGACCCTCGTCGTGGTATCCGGCTTCGTCGACTCCCGCGTCCTGGTGGAAGTGGAAATCGAAGCATTCCGAGACGTGAGCCTCCCGGGGCGCGACCCCGGCACCCCCGAAGGAGCCTGA
- a CDS encoding TIGR03085 family metal-binding protein, whose protein sequence is MSTHAKRERLLLADLLESAGPEAPTLCEDWTARELAAHVVVRERRADAAGGILVKPLAARLERVQKEFAGRPYEELIRLIRTGPPRMSPFALKQVDEASNTVEFYVHAEDVRRAQPDWAPRALDPVFADALWSRIEKMARVLGRKAPVGLVLRRPDGRTAVAHRGTPVVTVVGEPGELTMFAFGRQEAADVELDGDKDAIERLMAAKLGV, encoded by the coding sequence ATGTCGACCCATGCGAAGCGTGAACGGCTCCTACTCGCCGACCTGTTGGAGAGCGCCGGCCCCGAGGCGCCGACGCTGTGTGAGGACTGGACCGCACGGGAGCTGGCCGCGCATGTGGTGGTGCGCGAGCGGCGCGCCGACGCGGCCGGCGGGATCCTCGTCAAGCCGCTGGCCGCACGGCTGGAGCGGGTGCAGAAGGAGTTCGCCGGCCGGCCGTACGAGGAGCTGATCCGGCTGATCCGGACCGGCCCGCCGCGGATGTCGCCGTTCGCGCTGAAGCAGGTCGACGAGGCGTCCAACACCGTCGAGTTCTACGTCCACGCCGAGGACGTACGGCGCGCCCAGCCGGACTGGGCCCCGCGCGCGCTGGACCCCGTGTTCGCGGACGCCCTGTGGTCCAGGATCGAGAAGATGGCCCGGGTGCTGGGCCGTAAGGCGCCGGTGGGCCTGGTGCTGCGGCGGCCGGACGGGCGGACGGCGGTGGCCCACCGCGGCACCCCGGTGGTCACGGTCGTCGGCGAGCCGGGCGAGCTGACGATGTTCGCCTTCGGCCGGCAGGAGGCCGCCGATGTGGAGCTGGACGGCGACAAGGACGCGATCGAGAGGCTGATGGCGGCGAAGCTGGGGGTGTGA